From a single Marinobacter sp. THAF197a genomic region:
- a CDS encoding TRAP transporter permease → MAKNDPGTGAGVDAAKVDQLLQTETGGRALTGPASVILFIVPLCWSLFQLWIASPLPFILNFGIFNSTEARSIHLAFAVFLAFSAFPMIKGVHANKVPVYDWILALAAAFSASYLFVFYNELSTRPGAPITMDLWVALGGLVLLLEATRRALGLPLTIVAAVFITYSLAGPYMPDVIAHKGVSLNKLASHQWLGTEGVFGVALGVSTSFVFLFVLFGALLERAGAGNYFIKVAYAMLGHMRGGPAKAAVVSSGLSGVISGSSIANVVTTGTFTIPLMKRVGFPATKAGAVEVAASTNGQLTPPIMGAAAFLMVEYVGISYLEVIKHAILPALISYVALIYIVHLEACKLKMEGIERPNRPSLAQRMLNWVVILIGLIVLTFAVYYGVGWTKNVLGEAAPWVLGPLLIAVYVGLVGYATRYPELEADDPNQEMGALPEVGPTVKTGLYYLLPVVVLVWCLTVERFSPQLSAFWATLFMIFIVITQRPLKTLFRSRGQVLREFASGFVDLAHSLATGARNMVGIGVATATAGIVVGTVTLTGIGLVMTEFVEFLSGGNLLLMLIFTAVISLILGMGLPTTANYIVVSTLMAPVIVTLGAQNGLLVPLIAVHLFVFYFGILADDTPPVGLAAYAAAAISGADPIRTGIQGFTYDIRTAILPFMFIFNTQLLLIGLTGWVDLLITVASAVTAMLVFSAATQGFWFTRSYKWESLLLLLITFTLFRPGFWWDMIYPPYEERQGSAIMEYVETVPVDDTTVFRVSGMGLDGSDVTTYVQLDIPAGGSAEERLSAVGLDVSDQGDVLAVNFVDFGSAAEDAGIEFGWNIEAVQAKLDRPPRELMFIPALLLLGLVAFGQLKRKAREDASPQTA, encoded by the coding sequence ATGGCGAAGAACGACCCCGGTACCGGGGCGGGTGTTGACGCCGCCAAGGTCGATCAGCTGTTGCAGACAGAAACCGGAGGCAGGGCTCTCACCGGACCGGCATCTGTCATCCTGTTTATCGTGCCCCTTTGCTGGTCTTTGTTTCAGCTCTGGATTGCATCACCGCTGCCGTTTATTCTGAACTTCGGCATTTTCAATTCCACGGAAGCCCGCTCCATTCATTTGGCGTTTGCGGTTTTCCTGGCGTTTTCAGCATTCCCCATGATCAAGGGGGTGCATGCCAACAAGGTGCCGGTCTATGACTGGATACTGGCACTTGCTGCTGCGTTTTCCGCGTCTTATCTCTTTGTTTTTTATAACGAGTTGTCTACGCGCCCAGGTGCGCCCATTACTATGGATCTTTGGGTTGCGCTAGGTGGCCTGGTGCTGCTTCTGGAAGCAACGCGACGGGCCTTGGGGTTGCCGTTGACCATTGTTGCGGCGGTATTTATCACCTATTCCCTGGCTGGCCCCTACATGCCGGACGTTATCGCCCACAAAGGGGTCAGCCTCAACAAGCTGGCGTCCCACCAGTGGCTGGGCACCGAGGGTGTTTTCGGGGTGGCGTTGGGTGTATCTACCAGCTTTGTGTTTCTTTTTGTGCTTTTCGGTGCGTTGCTTGAACGCGCCGGAGCCGGCAACTACTTCATCAAGGTGGCCTACGCCATGCTTGGCCATATGCGTGGTGGCCCGGCGAAGGCTGCGGTGGTGTCCAGTGGTTTGAGTGGTGTTATTTCCGGCTCATCGATTGCCAATGTGGTCACCACGGGTACGTTCACCATTCCGCTGATGAAGCGTGTTGGCTTTCCGGCTACCAAGGCCGGTGCTGTTGAGGTTGCCGCATCCACCAACGGGCAGCTCACACCGCCTATCATGGGCGCTGCCGCGTTTTTGATGGTTGAGTATGTGGGCATTTCATACCTGGAAGTGATCAAACACGCCATTCTGCCGGCTCTGATTTCCTACGTGGCACTGATTTACATTGTTCACCTTGAAGCCTGCAAGCTGAAGATGGAAGGCATTGAACGGCCGAATCGTCCCTCCCTGGCGCAGCGAATGCTGAATTGGGTCGTGATTCTGATCGGCCTGATCGTGCTTACCTTTGCGGTTTACTATGGTGTGGGCTGGACCAAGAATGTTCTTGGTGAGGCGGCGCCCTGGGTGCTTGGCCCGCTGCTGATAGCGGTATACGTAGGGTTGGTTGGCTATGCCACCCGATACCCGGAGCTTGAGGCCGATGACCCCAATCAGGAAATGGGAGCACTGCCGGAAGTAGGCCCGACGGTAAAAACTGGTCTGTACTACCTGTTACCGGTGGTGGTCCTGGTCTGGTGTTTGACCGTCGAGCGCTTCTCGCCGCAGTTGTCTGCATTCTGGGCGACCCTGTTCATGATCTTTATCGTGATAACACAGCGCCCGCTGAAAACACTTTTCCGCAGCCGCGGCCAGGTGCTCCGAGAGTTTGCCAGCGGCTTTGTTGATCTGGCGCACTCTTTGGCCACCGGCGCTCGCAACATGGTGGGCATTGGTGTTGCCACGGCCACCGCTGGCATCGTGGTTGGCACCGTAACTCTCACCGGTATCGGGTTGGTGATGACAGAGTTTGTAGAGTTCCTCTCTGGGGGGAATCTGCTGTTAATGCTCATCTTCACCGCAGTGATCAGCCTGATACTGGGGATGGGCTTGCCCACCACGGCTAATTACATCGTGGTATCTACCCTGATGGCGCCGGTCATCGTTACCCTGGGCGCCCAGAATGGCTTGCTCGTGCCGCTTATTGCGGTCCACCTGTTTGTCTTCTATTTCGGGATACTGGCGGATGATACGCCGCCCGTGGGTCTGGCCGCCTACGCGGCGGCCGCTATCTCGGGTGCGGACCCCATTCGAACGGGTATTCAGGGTTTTACCTACGATATCCGTACCGCCATCCTGCCGTTCATGTTTATCTTCAACACCCAGTTGTTGCTGATTGGCCTGACCGGGTGGGTCGACCTGCTGATCACGGTGGCCAGCGCGGTAACGGCCATGCTCGTGTTCTCCGCCGCGACACAGGGTTTCTGGTTTACCCGCAGCTACAAGTGGGAAAGCCTGCTCCTGCTGTTGATTACCTTCACCTTGTTCCGGCCCGGGTTCTGGTGGGACATGATCTATCCGCCTTATGAAGAGCGGCAGGGCAGTGCGATTATGGAGTACGTCGAGACGGTACCGGTTGATGACACAACGGTTTTCCGGGTATCGGGCATGGGGCTGGATGGCAGTGACGTGACCACCTATGTTCAGCTCGATATTCCGGCTGGTGGGTCAGCGGAGGAACGGCTGTCAGCTGTCGGTTTGGACGTGTCCGATCAGGGTGACGTGCTGGCGGTGAATTTTGTTGATTTTGGCAGCGCTGCGGAAGATGCCGGTATCGAGTTTGGCTGGAATATCGAAGCAGTTCAGGCAAAACTTGACCGGCCACCGAGGGAATTGATGTTTATTCCCGCGCTGTTGTTGCTTGGGTTGGTGGCGTTTGGCCAGCTCAAGCGCAAAGCCAGGGAAGACGCATCACCTCAAACGGCGTAG
- the thrS gene encoding threonine--tRNA ligase, with protein sequence MPVVTLPDGSHRSFAEPVTVHDVAADIGAGLAKAALAGKVNGKLVDTSHLIENDVELAIVTERDEDGVDVIRHSTAHLMAMAVQDLFPGAQVTIGPVIENGFYYDFKYERPFTNEDLARIEKRMEELAKQDLPVSRSVMSREEAVKLFEKMGEEYKVRIIEDIPGEEDLSFYSQGDFIDLCRGPHVPSTGKLKAFKLTKVAGAYWRGDTSNEQLQRIYGTAWGNKKDLKTYLHRLEEAEKRDHRKIGKKLGLFHMQEEAPGMVFWHPDGWSLYQEVEQYMRAKQHQHGYKEIKTPQVVSRTLWEKSGHWDKFKDGMFTTESEKHDYAIKPMNCPCHVQVFNQGLKSYKDLPLRLAEFGSCHRNEASGALHGLMRVRGFTQDDAHIFCEEDAIQEEVSAFMKMLHEVYEDFGFTEILYKLSTRPEKRVGSDEVWDKAEAALEEALNREGVDWELLPGEGAFYGPKIEYSLKDCLGRVWQCGTIQVDFSMPGRLGAQYVADNSERKTPVMLHRAVLGSFERFIGILIEEYEGAFPTWLAPTQVAVLNITDNQRDYCQNLAKKWDSLGYRVNADLRNEKIGFKIREHTLNKVPYLIVVGDKEIENNAVAVRTRKGEDLGTMSVDEFEQLLAADVDRKGRNKTEI encoded by the coding sequence ATGCCCGTCGTTACCCTGCCGGATGGCAGTCATCGCAGTTTTGCCGAACCCGTTACCGTTCATGATGTGGCCGCCGATATTGGTGCAGGCCTTGCCAAGGCCGCCCTGGCCGGAAAAGTGAATGGCAAGCTCGTGGATACCAGTCATCTGATCGAAAACGATGTAGAGCTGGCTATCGTAACCGAGCGCGATGAAGACGGTGTAGACGTGATTCGTCACTCAACCGCCCACCTGATGGCCATGGCGGTACAAGATCTGTTCCCCGGTGCCCAGGTAACCATCGGGCCGGTGATCGAGAACGGTTTCTACTACGACTTCAAATACGAGCGTCCGTTTACCAACGAAGACCTGGCGCGCATCGAAAAGCGTATGGAAGAGCTCGCCAAACAGGACCTGCCGGTCTCCCGTTCCGTCATGTCCCGGGAGGAAGCGGTCAAACTGTTTGAAAAAATGGGCGAGGAATACAAGGTCCGGATCATCGAGGATATCCCCGGTGAGGAAGATCTGTCGTTCTATAGTCAGGGTGACTTTATTGACCTGTGCCGTGGTCCTCACGTGCCCAGCACCGGCAAGCTGAAAGCGTTCAAGCTCACCAAGGTGGCGGGTGCCTACTGGCGCGGTGATACCAGCAATGAACAATTGCAGCGTATCTACGGCACTGCCTGGGGTAACAAGAAAGACCTGAAAACCTATCTGCATCGCCTGGAAGAGGCTGAAAAGCGGGATCACCGAAAGATTGGCAAGAAGCTGGGCCTGTTCCACATGCAGGAAGAGGCTCCCGGCATGGTGTTCTGGCATCCGGATGGCTGGTCCCTGTACCAGGAAGTTGAGCAGTACATGCGGGCCAAGCAGCACCAGCATGGCTACAAGGAAATCAAGACCCCGCAGGTGGTGTCCCGCACGCTCTGGGAGAAGTCCGGGCACTGGGACAAGTTCAAGGATGGCATGTTCACCACCGAGTCTGAGAAACACGATTACGCCATCAAGCCCATGAACTGCCCGTGCCACGTACAGGTGTTCAATCAGGGTCTGAAAAGCTACAAGGACCTTCCGCTGCGCCTGGCAGAGTTCGGCTCATGCCACCGAAATGAAGCCTCCGGGGCTCTTCATGGCCTGATGCGGGTGCGTGGATTCACTCAGGATGATGCCCACATCTTCTGTGAAGAAGACGCCATCCAGGAAGAAGTGTCGGCGTTCATGAAAATGCTGCACGAAGTGTACGAGGACTTCGGTTTTACCGAGATTCTGTACAAATTGTCCACTCGCCCGGAGAAGCGCGTAGGTTCGGACGAGGTCTGGGACAAGGCGGAGGCTGCCCTTGAAGAAGCCCTGAACCGCGAGGGGGTTGATTGGGAGTTGTTGCCGGGTGAGGGTGCCTTCTATGGTCCTAAAATTGAGTATTCCTTGAAGGACTGTCTCGGCCGGGTGTGGCAGTGTGGTACCATTCAGGTAGATTTCTCAATGCCGGGCCGCCTGGGTGCCCAATATGTGGCCGATAACTCCGAGAGGAAAACCCCGGTTATGCTGCATCGGGCGGTTCTCGGGTCTTTTGAGCGGTTTATCGGTATACTGATCGAAGAATACGAAGGCGCATTCCCCACGTGGCTTGCTCCGACACAGGTTGCGGTGCTGAATATTACCGATAACCAGCGTGATTATTGTCAGAATCTGGCCAAAAAGTGGGATTCTTTGGGCTATCGGGTTAATGCTGACTTGAGAAACGAGAAGATCGGCTTTAAAATCCGCGAGCATACTCTTAACAAGGTTCCCTACCTGATCGTTGTTGGCGATAAAGAAATCGAGAACAACGCCGTTGCAGTAAGAACTCGCAAAGGTGAAGATCTGGGCACCATGTCTGTCGACGAGTTTGAACAGCTGCTTGCAGCCGACGTCGACCGAAAAGGCAGAAACAAAACGGAGATCTGA
- the infC gene encoding translation initiation factor IF-3 yields the protein MIIKQRTNRGGRTPKAPINENIDATEVRLIDAEGNQVGIVPIEDAIRMAEEATLDLVQVTDSDPIVCKIMDYGKKIFEEKKAKAAAKKKQKQTQVKELKFRPGTEEGDYQVKLRNLVRFLENGDRGKITIRFRGREMAHQEIGMKLMARIEADVEELATVEMRPKMEGRQMTMIVAPRKKK from the coding sequence CTGATTATTAAACAGCGAACGAATCGGGGTGGGCGTACTCCAAAAGCGCCTATCAATGAGAACATTGACGCAACTGAAGTCCGTCTGATTGATGCCGAAGGCAATCAGGTCGGGATAGTACCCATCGAGGACGCGATCCGCATGGCGGAAGAAGCCACCCTCGATCTGGTGCAGGTTACGGATTCCGATCCGATCGTCTGTAAGATAATGGACTACGGCAAGAAAATTTTTGAAGAGAAAAAGGCCAAGGCGGCTGCCAAGAAAAAGCAGAAGCAGACGCAGGTCAAAGAGCTGAAGTTCCGACCAGGAACGGAAGAAGGGGATTATCAGGTCAAACTACGCAACCTGGTACGTTTCCTTGAGAACGGGGACCGCGGCAAGATCACAATTCGGTTCCGTGGCCGTGAGATGGCACACCAGGAAATTGGTATGAAACTCATGGCCCGGATCGAAGCCGACGTTGAAGAACTTGCAACGGTTGAGATGCGGCCGAAAATGGAAGGCCGGCAGATGACCATGATTGTGGCTCCCCGCAAGAAGAAGTGA
- the rpmI gene encoding 50S ribosomal protein L35 yields the protein MPKMKTKSGATKRFKKTATGFKHKQSFTSHILTKKSPKRKRQLRGTKLIAKSDVASIKRMTAC from the coding sequence ATGCCGAAGATGAAAACCAAAAGCGGAGCTACCAAGCGGTTCAAGAAGACCGCCACCGGCTTCAAGCACAAGCAGTCCTTCACCAGTCACATCCTGACCAAGAAGAGCCCGAAGCGTAAGCGTCAGCTGCGCGGCACCAAGCTCATCGCCAAGTCGGATGTTGCATCTATCAAGCGCATGACCGCGTGCTGA
- the rplT gene encoding 50S ribosomal protein L20 — MARVKRGVVARRRHKKILKQAKGYYGARSRVFRVAKQAVIKAGQYAYRDRRNRKRAFRALWIARINAGARANGLSYSRLIAGLKKANVEIDRKVLADLAMNEQQAFAAVVEKAKASL; from the coding sequence ATGGCTCGTGTAAAGCGTGGCGTGGTAGCACGTCGTCGTCACAAGAAGATTCTCAAGCAGGCCAAGGGTTACTATGGCGCTCGTAGTCGTGTATTCCGCGTTGCCAAGCAGGCGGTTATCAAGGCTGGTCAGTACGCCTACCGTGACCGTCGCAACCGTAAGCGCGCTTTCCGCGCTCTGTGGATTGCCCGTATCAACGCTGGCGCCCGTGCAAACGGCCTGTCGTACAGCCGTCTGATCGCTGGCCTGAAGAAGGCGAATGTTGAAATCGATCGTAAGGTTCTGGCTGATCTGGCCATGAACGAGCAGCAGGCGTTTGCCGCTGTGGTTGAGAAGGCCAAAGCATCCCTGTGA
- the pheS gene encoding phenylalanine--tRNA ligase subunit alpha, translating into MENLEQLVQDGLNAVENANDLQALDQIRVEYLGKKGVITQQAKTLGKLSAEERPAAGQKINEAKGQVEQAINARRADLETAAIEAKLASESIDVTLPGRGQDLGGLHPVTRTLQRIEEIFARAGYSVEQGPEIEDDYHNFEALNIPGHHPARAMHDTFYFNPGTLLRTHTSPVQIRTMEAGKPPFRMICPGRVYRCDSDMTHTPMFHQVEGLLVEKNVSFADLKSTVEEFLRVFFERDLKVRFRPSYFPFTEPSAEVDIEWGREADGSIKWLEVMGCGMVHPKVFEHCGIDAEEYRGFAFGLGVERLAMLRYGVKDLRMFFENDLRFLRQFR; encoded by the coding sequence ATGGAAAACCTGGAGCAACTGGTTCAGGACGGGTTGAACGCGGTAGAAAACGCGAACGACCTTCAGGCACTTGATCAAATTCGCGTGGAATACCTCGGCAAGAAGGGGGTGATCACCCAGCAGGCGAAAACTCTGGGCAAACTCTCTGCGGAGGAGCGTCCTGCCGCCGGCCAGAAGATCAATGAAGCCAAGGGGCAGGTTGAGCAGGCTATCAATGCGCGCCGGGCAGACCTTGAGACAGCCGCCATAGAGGCGAAGCTGGCCAGCGAATCCATTGATGTGACCTTGCCCGGGCGCGGCCAGGACCTGGGGGGCTTGCACCCGGTCACCCGCACCCTGCAGCGTATTGAGGAAATTTTTGCCCGCGCCGGTTACAGCGTGGAGCAGGGGCCGGAAATCGAAGATGACTACCATAATTTCGAAGCGCTGAATATTCCCGGGCACCACCCGGCCCGTGCCATGCACGATACCTTCTATTTCAATCCCGGCACTCTGCTGCGGACCCATACCTCCCCGGTTCAGATCCGCACCATGGAAGCCGGCAAGCCGCCATTCCGGATGATCTGCCCGGGCCGCGTGTACCGCTGCGATTCGGATATGACTCACACCCCCATGTTCCACCAGGTAGAGGGGTTGCTGGTTGAGAAGAACGTCAGCTTTGCGGATCTGAAAAGCACGGTGGAAGAATTCCTGAGGGTGTTCTTCGAACGTGATCTTAAAGTACGTTTTCGTCCGTCGTATTTCCCGTTCACCGAGCCCTCCGCGGAGGTGGATATCGAGTGGGGTCGGGAAGCAGATGGCAGCATCAAGTGGCTGGAAGTGATGGGCTGCGGCATGGTGCACCCGAAAGTGTTCGAGCATTGCGGTATTGATGCCGAAGAATATCGTGGCTTTGCTTTTGGTCTGGGCGTTGAACGCCTGGCCATGCTCCGCTACGGCGTGAAAGATCTGCGCATGTTCTTCGAAAACGACCTGCGTTTCCTGCGTCAGTTCCGTTAA
- the pheT gene encoding phenylalanine--tRNA ligase subunit beta: MKFSEQWLREWVNPNLGSQELMDQITMAGLEVDGFEPVAGEFSGVVIGEVISIEPHPDADKLRVCQVSDGTNTVQVVCGAPNVRAGLKVPFAVVGAVLPGNFKIKKAKLRGQPSEGMLCSESELALSENHDGLMELPADAPVGQDVADYLKLNDITIDVDLTPNRSDCLSIKGLAREVGVLNSLLVEAPEVAPVEAVHSEVPDIRVEAPEGCPRYLGRVLRNVNLQAETPLWMQEKLRRSGIRSIDAAVDVTNYVMLELGQPMHAFDRDEISGGIIVRMAKAGEKLVLLDGQEVDLTPETLLIADHQKPIAIAGVMGGEHSGVSQKTRDLVLESAYFDPITLAGKAREYGLHTDASHRFERGVDYQLARDAMERATHLLMEIVGGEPGEIVEVASQEHLPKARVIDLREKRLADVLGLAIDRTTVEEILSRLGLHIDKLLKDGWRISVPSFRPDISIEEDLIEEVGRIFGYNNLPVTEPTGSLGLRATEEAVRPLSAIRNFFVAQGYQEAVTYSFVDPKVQQLIDPERDGIALANPISADLSVMRTTLWSGLLKTVVHNQNRQQPRIRLFETGLRFEKNDGEIDQQPMLAGVVVGNQAPENWVNGRRTADFFDVKGELESLFRVLGIEIQFIASQHPALHPGQTAELLRDGEHVGWLGTLHPQVQKNLELNGTILMFELFLNSIVTGYVPNFKDISKFPEVRRDLAIIIGSDVAFAQVEHVARRHAGEHLTALRVFDVYEGESLGEGNRSLALSLFWQHPERTLNEDEVHSLFNGVIDALKEELGATLRS; the protein is encoded by the coding sequence ATGAAATTCAGTGAACAGTGGCTGCGCGAGTGGGTTAACCCGAACCTTGGATCCCAGGAATTGATGGACCAGATCACCATGGCCGGGCTGGAAGTGGATGGCTTTGAGCCGGTGGCCGGGGAGTTCAGCGGTGTGGTGATTGGCGAGGTGATTTCCATTGAACCCCACCCGGATGCTGACAAGCTGCGTGTGTGTCAGGTGAGTGACGGTACCAATACCGTTCAGGTGGTTTGTGGCGCTCCCAATGTGCGCGCCGGCCTGAAAGTGCCGTTTGCGGTGGTTGGTGCGGTGTTGCCCGGTAACTTCAAGATCAAGAAGGCCAAGCTGCGTGGCCAGCCTTCCGAAGGCATGCTCTGTTCCGAATCCGAACTGGCGCTGTCTGAAAATCACGATGGCCTCATGGAATTGCCTGCTGATGCGCCGGTTGGTCAGGACGTAGCGGATTACCTGAAGCTAAACGACATCACCATTGATGTAGACCTCACTCCGAACCGCAGTGATTGCTTGTCCATCAAGGGGTTGGCCCGGGAAGTGGGTGTTCTGAACAGCCTGCTGGTAGAGGCACCAGAGGTTGCCCCGGTGGAAGCGGTGCATTCGGAAGTGCCGGATATCCGCGTAGAGGCGCCGGAAGGTTGTCCGCGTTACCTGGGGCGCGTTCTGCGTAACGTAAACCTGCAGGCGGAAACTCCCTTGTGGATGCAGGAAAAGCTGCGCCGTTCCGGTATCCGGTCCATTGATGCCGCAGTGGATGTCACCAATTACGTGATGCTGGAGCTTGGCCAGCCCATGCATGCCTTCGACCGTGACGAGATCAGTGGAGGCATCATTGTGCGCATGGCCAAGGCCGGCGAAAAACTGGTGCTGCTGGATGGTCAGGAAGTTGATCTGACTCCGGAAACCCTCCTGATTGCGGATCACCAGAAGCCGATTGCCATTGCCGGCGTTATGGGTGGGGAACACTCCGGGGTCAGCCAGAAAACCCGGGACCTGGTGTTGGAGTCGGCTTATTTTGACCCCATTACCCTGGCCGGAAAGGCGCGGGAGTATGGTTTGCATACCGATGCCTCCCACCGTTTCGAGCGCGGTGTGGACTACCAGCTGGCCCGCGATGCCATGGAGCGGGCTACGCACCTGCTGATGGAGATCGTTGGGGGCGAACCAGGTGAAATTGTTGAGGTGGCCAGTCAGGAGCATCTGCCAAAGGCCCGGGTCATCGATCTTCGGGAAAAGCGCCTGGCTGACGTGCTCGGCCTGGCGATTGACCGAACCACTGTTGAAGAGATTCTGTCTCGTCTTGGGTTGCATATTGACAAGCTGCTCAAGGATGGCTGGCGCATCAGTGTTCCCAGCTTCCGCCCGGACATTTCCATCGAAGAAGACCTGATCGAGGAAGTCGGTCGTATTTTCGGTTACAACAACCTGCCGGTGACCGAGCCAACGGGCTCCCTTGGCTTGCGGGCGACGGAAGAGGCGGTACGGCCGTTGTCGGCCATTCGCAACTTCTTCGTGGCGCAGGGCTACCAGGAAGCAGTAACCTACAGCTTTGTTGATCCGAAGGTACAACAGCTGATTGACCCAGAGCGGGACGGCATTGCTCTGGCCAATCCGATTTCGGCGGATTTGTCAGTGATGCGTACCACCCTGTGGAGTGGCCTGCTGAAGACGGTGGTGCACAACCAGAACCGCCAGCAGCCCCGCATCCGCCTGTTTGAAACCGGTCTCAGGTTTGAGAAAAATGACGGTGAGATCGACCAGCAGCCGATGCTGGCCGGTGTGGTGGTGGGCAATCAGGCACCGGAAAACTGGGTAAACGGTCGCAGAACAGCGGACTTCTTTGATGTAAAAGGAGAGTTGGAAAGCCTGTTCCGTGTGCTGGGTATCGAGATTCAGTTCATTGCCAGCCAGCATCCGGCGCTTCACCCGGGCCAGACCGCTGAATTGTTGCGTGATGGTGAACATGTGGGCTGGTTGGGTACGTTGCACCCACAAGTTCAGAAAAATCTTGAACTTAATGGCACGATCCTGATGTTTGAGCTATTCTTGAATTCGATCGTTACCGGATATGTGCCTAATTTCAAAGATATTTCAAAATTTCCGGAAGTTCGGCGGGATTTGGCTATTATTATCGGGAGCGATGTGGCGTTCGCCCAGGTTGAGCATGTGGCCAGGAGGCATGCCGGTGAACACCTTACGGCGTTGCGTGTGTTTGATGTCTATGAAGGCGAAAGCCTGGGTGAAGGTAACCGAAGCCTGGCGCTCAGCCTGTTCTGGCAGCATCCCGAACGCACGCTCAATGAAGATGAAGTGCATTCGCTCTTCAACGGCGTTATTGATGCCTTGAAAGAAGAGCTGGGGGCAACACTGAGGAGTTGA
- the ihfA gene encoding integration host factor subunit alpha: MAALTKADMAERLYEELGLNKREAKEMVEAFFDEIRGALSHNEQVKLSGFGNFDLRDKKQRPGRNPKTGEEIPISARRVVTFRPGQKLKQKVEAYAGTES, encoded by the coding sequence ATGGCGGCTTTGACGAAAGCGGACATGGCAGAGCGCTTGTACGAGGAGTTAGGTCTTAACAAGCGTGAGGCCAAGGAAATGGTAGAAGCTTTCTTCGACGAAATCAGAGGCGCACTCAGCCACAACGAGCAGGTGAAGTTGTCGGGGTTTGGCAACTTCGATCTCAGGGACAAGAAGCAGCGCCCGGGACGGAACCCAAAAACGGGTGAAGAGATTCCCATCAGTGCACGACGCGTAGTTACGTTTCGACCAGGTCAGAAACTGAAGCAGAAAGTAGAAGCGTATGCTGGAACCGAGTCATAA
- a CDS encoding MerR family transcriptional regulator, with protein MLEPSHNNELPAIPGKRYFTIGEVADLCAVKAHVLRYWEQEFPQLSPVKRRGNRRYYQRADVITIRQIRSLLYDQGYTIGGAKQKLSSSEVKDDISQYKQLIRQMITELEEVLDVLNSPAR; from the coding sequence ATGCTGGAACCGAGTCATAACAACGAGCTCCCCGCCATTCCGGGGAAACGCTATTTCACGATTGGTGAAGTGGCCGATTTGTGTGCTGTAAAAGCCCACGTATTACGCTATTGGGAACAGGAGTTTCCCCAGTTGTCGCCGGTCAAGCGCCGGGGCAATCGTCGTTACTACCAGCGGGCGGATGTGATCACCATTCGTCAGATCCGTAGCCTGCTGTATGATCAGGGCTACACCATCGGTGGTGCCAAGCAGAAGCTGAGCAGCTCTGAGGTAAAAGACGACATCTCCCAGTACAAGCAGCTGATCCGGCAAATGATCACCGAGCTGGAAGAGGTGCTGGATGTGCTGAATTCCCCGGCCCGGTAA
- a CDS encoding DUF2892 domain-containing protein: MTANMGSADRIIRAIVGVILIALVFVGPQTAWGWIGVVPLATAAIGNCPAYSLLGIKTCKTR, translated from the coding sequence ATGACGGCAAACATGGGTTCAGCTGACCGGATTATTCGCGCCATTGTTGGCGTTATTCTGATTGCCCTGGTATTTGTAGGACCACAAACGGCCTGGGGCTGGATTGGTGTGGTGCCCCTGGCCACCGCTGCCATTGGCAACTGCCCCGCCTATTCCCTGCTGGGCATCAAAACCTGCAAAACCAGATAG
- a CDS encoding Crp/Fnr family transcriptional regulator gives MAKHSILETLNESLRKDTLTSISVMQFPPGQVLFSAGEHCRGLPLVLGGSIKVQMTGVSGQGIVLYRMGADDICTLSIGCLMTGRGYRAEAIVEEEAEAAIIPRGLFDRLMDQSAEFRLAIMESYGKRLDDLMLLVEEVAFRRMDERLEEWLLARASHGQRVLAITHQELGIELGTAREVVSRLLKELERQDQVRLARGKIELTGLAGKLAPA, from the coding sequence ATGGCGAAACACAGTATTCTGGAAACCCTGAACGAAAGCCTGCGCAAAGACACGCTGACGTCGATCAGTGTTATGCAATTTCCTCCGGGGCAGGTGCTTTTCAGCGCCGGGGAGCATTGCCGGGGGCTGCCATTGGTGCTTGGTGGCAGCATCAAGGTCCAGATGACCGGCGTTTCCGGGCAGGGCATCGTGTTGTACCGGATGGGTGCCGATGATATATGCACCTTGTCGATTGGCTGCCTGATGACCGGTCGTGGCTACCGGGCTGAGGCCATCGTTGAGGAAGAGGCGGAAGCGGCGATCATCCCGCGAGGGCTTTTTGACCGGCTGATGGACCAGTCCGCCGAGTTTCGGCTGGCGATTATGGAATCTTACGGGAAGCGCCTCGACGATCTCATGTTGCTGGTGGAGGAGGTGGCGTTTCGCCGGATGGATGAGCGTCTGGAGGAATGGTTGCTGGCGCGGGCGAGTCATGGCCAGCGAGTGCTGGCCATTACCCATCAGGAGCTGGGGATTGAGCTGGGTACGGCTAGAGAAGTGGTCAGCCGCCTGCTGAAGGAGCTGGAGCGGCAGGATCAGGTCAGGTTGGCCCGCGGCAAGATTGAGCTGACGGGGCTTGCTGGTAAGCTAGCGCCTGCCTGA